A stretch of the Pseudomonadota bacterium genome encodes the following:
- a CDS encoding alpha/beta hydrolase yields the protein MYSPHYAVEENLKCQALDTARPGIRKVLDPFGVMTSCLEVQQAWLRQPGELAKQLFKLAEQCSNLQMLGYRRLCGQDVEDTVRPLAYDERFAEPIWTEHPYYDLLKESYLAYTRWLENAIENTPDVAPHVKQKAGFWVRQMLNAASPSNYFWTNPHAVQKSIASFGMSTVDGLRNAVNDAFRGDVSMVDDETFKVGHNLATTPGQVVFRNHLLEVIQYAPVTQNVHSLPVVIVAPWINKYYILDLSSTKSLVHYLVSRGFSVFITSWNNPRSESRNVGFEEYMLQGALQAVDVAREVTGAAQVHAAGYCIGGTILAALMAWLNTGLKRNQPPAIAHFTLLTALVDFTAPGDIGVFIDENSITFLEKLMADPGYLDGAAMAWSFRMLRSNSLIWHYVVHNYLYGEGPPPLDVLYWNTDTTRLPAAMHSYYLRECYLNNKLVQPGGLTLGGKPIDLRSIQQPLYAVGTEQDHIAPWKETFKICALVQAPVRYVLATSGHIMGVVNPPVEPPKRRYWVGAVSDHADPETWRNGIEKTPGSWWEDWAQWLGKQCGPLVAAPPVGSERYPALCPAPGTYVLER from the coding sequence ATGTATTCACCGCACTACGCCGTCGAAGAGAACTTAAAATGCCAAGCGCTTGACACAGCGCGTCCCGGCATTCGTAAAGTCTTGGATCCTTTTGGCGTCATGACCTCGTGTTTGGAGGTGCAGCAGGCATGGCTGCGGCAGCCGGGTGAGCTGGCCAAGCAATTATTCAAGCTTGCCGAGCAGTGCTCAAACCTGCAGATGCTGGGTTACCGGCGATTATGCGGCCAGGATGTGGAGGACACGGTACGTCCCTTGGCTTACGACGAGCGCTTCGCCGAGCCTATTTGGACCGAGCACCCCTATTACGATCTGCTGAAAGAATCCTACCTTGCCTACACTCGTTGGCTTGAAAACGCGATCGAGAATACGCCCGATGTTGCTCCGCACGTAAAACAGAAAGCCGGCTTCTGGGTCCGGCAGATGCTCAACGCCGCCTCGCCATCGAACTACTTTTGGACCAACCCGCACGCCGTTCAAAAATCGATCGCAAGTTTTGGTATGAGCACAGTTGATGGTTTAAGAAATGCCGTGAATGATGCGTTTCGGGGCGATGTGAGCATGGTGGACGATGAGACCTTCAAGGTCGGTCACAATCTCGCCACGACGCCCGGCCAGGTTGTTTTCCGTAACCACTTGTTGGAAGTCATTCAATACGCGCCGGTCACCCAGAACGTCCACAGCCTGCCGGTGGTCATCGTGGCCCCGTGGATCAATAAATATTACATTCTCGACCTAAGCTCGACGAAGAGCCTGGTCCACTATTTGGTGTCGCGCGGATTCTCGGTGTTCATCACCAGTTGGAATAACCCGCGCTCGGAGAGCCGCAACGTCGGCTTCGAGGAGTACATGCTGCAAGGCGCGTTGCAAGCGGTCGACGTGGCCAGGGAGGTCACGGGCGCCGCGCAGGTGCATGCCGCCGGGTATTGCATCGGTGGCACCATCCTCGCGGCATTGATGGCCTGGCTCAACACGGGGTTGAAGCGCAACCAGCCGCCCGCCATTGCGCATTTTACGCTGCTTACGGCACTGGTCGATTTCACCGCCCCGGGCGACATCGGCGTGTTCATTGACGAGAACAGCATCACGTTTCTGGAGAAGCTGATGGCGGACCCAGGTTATCTCGATGGGGCGGCGATGGCTTGGTCGTTTCGGATGCTGAGATCCAATAGCCTCATTTGGCATTACGTGGTCCACAATTACCTCTACGGTGAAGGGCCGCCGCCGCTCGATGTCCTGTATTGGAACACGGATACGACGCGGCTGCCCGCGGCGATGCACTCGTATTACCTTCGGGAGTGTTACCTCAATAACAAGCTCGTACAGCCCGGCGGGCTGACGCTGGGCGGAAAGCCCATCGATCTGCGATCGATACAGCAACCCCTGTACGCGGTCGGCACCGAACAAGACCACATCGCGCCTTGGAAAGAAACGTTCAAGATCTGTGCGCTCGTCCAGGCGCCGGTGCGTTATGTGCTAGCGACCTCTGGACATATCATGGGCGTCGTTAACCCGCCGGTGGAGCCGCCGAAACGGCGTTACTGGGTGGGAGCGGTAAGCGATCATGCCGATCCGGAAACCTGGCGCAATGGGATCGAAAAGACGCCTGGTTCCTGGTGGGAAGACTGGGCCCAATGGCTCGGCAAACAGTGCGGCCCCTTGGTTGCGGCCCCGCCGGTCGGGAGCGAACGCTATCCGGCGCTGTGCCCGGCGCCGGGGACCTATGTGCTTGAGCGTTAG
- the folE2 gene encoding GTP cyclohydrolase FolE2, with protein sequence MNDPAHIAHGIPDIQSSEDCRRIDIDRVGIKDIRHPVVVRDRSGREQHTVATFNMYVGLPHRFKGTHMSRFVEILNLQEYEITVQSFKRMVVEMTELLDARVGRIEMKFPYFVTKAAPISRVKSLLDYEVTFVGQIQDGLPSIHVKVVVPITTLCPCSKNISDYGAHNQRSHVTLSARIRDFVWIEEFIDVVEEVASCELYGLLKRPDEKYVTEKAYDNPKFVEDIVRDVALKMNSDERIAAYTIESENFESIHNHSAYAMVQRDKDRDAKQPGASSLRLA encoded by the coding sequence ATGAACGACCCTGCACACATCGCCCACGGCATCCCCGATATTCAAAGCAGTGAGGACTGCCGGCGGATCGATATCGATCGCGTCGGGATTAAGGATATTCGCCACCCGGTCGTGGTACGGGATCGTTCCGGGCGCGAGCAACACACAGTCGCCACGTTCAATATGTACGTCGGGCTGCCCCATCGATTCAAGGGGACGCACATGTCCCGGTTCGTTGAAATCCTCAATCTCCAGGAATATGAGATCACCGTTCAATCATTCAAGCGCATGGTGGTGGAAATGACGGAACTGCTTGATGCGCGCGTCGGTCGCATCGAGATGAAGTTTCCCTATTTCGTGACCAAGGCAGCGCCTATTTCAAGAGTAAAGAGCTTACTCGATTACGAAGTCACCTTCGTCGGGCAGATTCAGGACGGACTTCCCAGCATCCACGTGAAGGTGGTCGTTCCTATCACCACCCTGTGCCCGTGCTCCAAGAACATATCGGACTACGGCGCACACAATCAACGCTCGCATGTCACGTTATCGGCGAGGATACGCGATTTCGTGTGGATCGAGGAGTTTATCGATGTCGTGGAGGAGGTGGCATCGTGTGAACTCTATGGCCTGCTCAAACGGCCAGACGAGAAATACGTCACCGAGAAGGCATACGACAACCCGAAATTCGTGGAAGATATCGTGCGCGACGTGGCCCTGAAGATGAATAGCGACGAGCGCATCGCCGCTTACACGATAGAGTCAGAGAACTTTGAGTCGATACACAATCACTCGGCCTACGCCATGGTCCAACGAGATAAGGACCGCGACGCCAAGCAACCCGGCGCTTCGAGCCTGCGGCTCGCGTGA
- the mutH gene encoding DNA mismatch repair endonuclease MutH, with protein MTPRTSPESERELLKRAERLAGWTLGEIALDLKTRLPSDSKRAKGWIGELIERALGASASSLPEPDFPRFGIELKTIPVDRAGRPRESTYVTTVPLVDNVGLTWDESLVRRKLARVLWVPVEAVSAIALADRRIGSPLLWIPTHDQEAILRADFDEIMEMVCMGQLSRISARYGTYLQIRPKAAHGRVRTQGIGESGRVVPTLPRGFYLRASFTEEILRTHYALP; from the coding sequence ATGACCCCGCGCACCTCCCCCGAGAGCGAGCGAGAACTGCTGAAGCGCGCGGAGCGCTTGGCCGGCTGGACACTCGGCGAAATCGCATTGGACCTCAAAACGCGGTTGCCGAGCGATTCGAAGCGCGCAAAAGGATGGATCGGCGAGCTCATCGAACGCGCGCTCGGGGCCTCGGCATCCTCACTGCCGGAACCCGATTTTCCGCGGTTCGGAATTGAGCTCAAGACCATCCCGGTGGATCGCGCGGGCCGGCCGCGCGAATCGACCTATGTCACCACCGTGCCGCTTGTCGATAACGTCGGCCTTACCTGGGACGAATCGTTGGTGCGGCGGAAGCTGGCGCGGGTGCTTTGGGTGCCGGTGGAAGCGGTCTCGGCGATCGCGCTTGCCGATCGGCGCATCGGATCACCGCTGTTGTGGATCCCGACCCATGATCAAGAGGCAATATTGCGCGCCGATTTTGACGAAATCATGGAGATGGTGTGCATGGGTCAGCTCAGCCGGATCTCGGCCCGCTACGGGACTTATCTGCAGATCCGGCCCAAGGCGGCGCATGGGCGCGTCCGCACCCAAGGCATCGGGGAATCCGGTCGCGTGGTGCCAACCCTTCCGCGCGGTTTTTATCTGCGCGCCTCGTTTACCGAAGAAATCCTGCGCACGCATTACGCGTTGCCCTGA
- a CDS encoding M67 family metallopeptidase → MRNRIAAAVTAGYPHETCGLLIGRQGSGAVEVLDSLQAANLNQEQPGDRYELDPKVMLAADRDARSRGLEIVGVWHSHPDHPAEPSETDRAAAWEGWSYLIVSVARDGINAIRSWRLDGEQFYEEDMAL, encoded by the coding sequence ATGAGAAACCGCATCGCCGCGGCGGTTACGGCGGGATATCCGCATGAGACCTGCGGTCTACTCATTGGCAGGCAGGGCAGCGGTGCCGTTGAGGTGCTCGATAGCTTGCAAGCGGCCAATCTCAATCAGGAACAACCGGGCGATCGCTACGAGCTGGACCCGAAGGTGATGCTGGCGGCGGATCGCGATGCGCGCTCGCGCGGCTTGGAGATCGTGGGGGTTTGGCACTCTCACCCCGACCACCCGGCGGAACCCTCGGAAACCGATCGGGCGGCGGCCTGGGAGGGTTGGTCCTACCTCATCGTCTCGGTTGCGCGCGACGGTATCAACGCCATCCGCTCTTGGCGACTTGACGGGGAACAATTCTACGAGGAGGACATGGCGTTATGA
- the moeB gene encoding molybdopterin-synthase adenylyltransferase MoeB, protein MSRVIVRIPMPLRSLTAGAEELAVEGATVGQALTCLGAAYPGVLARILTPEGQIRSFVNIYLGQENVHAIEGLDTALPEGGVLSIIPAVAGGSEPKAKERRLLDLRGRIKQIIPAEAFALQQRGAALIDVREQDEIAQGSPPGAHRLGRGFLELRIEEAAPDLEHTLLVMCNGGVRSLFAAEDLIRLGYRDVRSVSGGFTRWKNEGLPVEAPQSLDRDARERYSRHLMMPEVGEAGQLKLLSSKVLLIGAGGLGSPAALYLAAAGIGTLGIVDHDVVDRSNLQRQILHTDARVGTLKVDSARAALTSLNPAVTVQPRAQRLDRHNVEEILNGHDVVVDGSDNFATRYLINDACVKLGLPNVHGAVFRFEGQVSVFWPGNKRFRGPCYRCVYPEPPPPELAPSCAEAGVLGVLPGVVGLLQAVETVKLLLGIGVPLIGRMLYYEALAARFSELKLARDRNCRYCGEGAAFPGYADYEEFCNVANA, encoded by the coding sequence ATGAGCCGCGTGATCGTGCGCATACCGATGCCTTTGCGAAGCTTGACTGCGGGCGCCGAGGAGCTCGCCGTCGAGGGCGCCACGGTCGGGCAAGCGCTCACATGCTTGGGCGCGGCCTACCCAGGCGTACTGGCGAGGATTTTAACCCCCGAAGGCCAGATCCGGAGTTTCGTGAACATTTATTTGGGCCAGGAGAACGTCCACGCGATCGAGGGCTTGGACACCGCACTGCCCGAAGGCGGTGTGCTGTCGATCATACCGGCGGTCGCCGGGGGAAGTGAGCCGAAAGCGAAGGAACGGCGGCTGCTGGACTTGCGCGGCCGCATCAAACAGATCATCCCCGCCGAAGCGTTCGCATTACAACAGCGCGGGGCAGCCCTCATCGATGTGCGCGAGCAAGACGAGATCGCGCAAGGTAGCCCGCCGGGCGCTCACCGGCTTGGACGCGGGTTCTTGGAGCTACGCATCGAGGAAGCGGCGCCTGATCTCGAACACACTCTGCTCGTGATGTGCAACGGGGGCGTGCGCTCGCTCTTTGCCGCCGAGGATCTGATCCGCCTCGGTTATCGTGACGTGCGTTCGGTCAGCGGCGGGTTCACGCGCTGGAAGAACGAAGGGCTGCCAGTCGAGGCACCCCAAAGCTTGGACCGCGATGCACGGGAACGCTATTCGCGTCATCTCATGATGCCGGAGGTGGGCGAAGCGGGTCAGCTCAAACTCCTAAGCTCCAAAGTGCTGCTCATCGGGGCCGGTGGTTTGGGTTCGCCCGCCGCGCTGTATTTGGCCGCGGCCGGAATAGGCACGCTCGGCATCGTCGATCACGATGTCGTCGATCGCAGTAATCTGCAACGCCAGATCTTGCACACCGACGCGCGGGTCGGCACACTCAAGGTCGACTCGGCGCGTGCGGCGCTCACGAGCCTCAACCCGGCGGTGACGGTGCAGCCGCGTGCACAGCGGCTCGATCGTCACAACGTCGAGGAGATACTAAATGGCCATGACGTCGTCGTGGATGGCTCGGATAACTTCGCCACCCGTTACCTCATTAACGATGCCTGCGTAAAGCTTGGTTTACCTAATGTCCACGGAGCGGTGTTCCGTTTCGAGGGCCAGGTCTCGGTCTTCTGGCCAGGCAACAAACGCTTCCGAGGTCCCTGCTACCGTTGCGTCTATCCCGAGCCGCCTCCCCCGGAGCTGGCCCCTTCCTGCGCCGAGGCTGGGGTTTTAGGCGTACTGCCCGGTGTGGTCGGGTTGCTGCAGGCGGTTGAGACCGTCAAGCTGTTACTCGGGATCGGCGTGCCTTTAATTGGGCGCATGCTCTATTACGAAGCGCTCGCCGCGCGCTTTTCGGAGCTCAAGCTTGCTCGCGATCGGAATTGCCGTTATTGCGGCGAGGGCGCCGCGTTTCCCGGTTATGCGGATTACGAGGAGTTCTGTAATGTCGCGAACGCTTGA